Proteins from a single region of Antechinus flavipes isolate AdamAnt ecotype Samford, QLD, Australia chromosome 2, AdamAnt_v2, whole genome shotgun sequence:
- the DDX19B gene encoding ATP-dependent RNA helicase DDX19B isoform X1 yields MGSSVPASDPCSPSHRPGAMATDSWALAVDEQEAAAESLSNLHLKEDRVKPDTNGTIVKSNENVEKTDEEEKEDRAAQSLLNKLIRSNLVDNTNQVEVLQRDPNSPLYSVKSFEELRLKPQLLQGVYAMGFNRPSKIQENALPMMLAEPPQNLIAQSQSGTGKTAAFVLAMLSQVEPLNRYPQCLCLSPTYELALQTGKVIEQMGKFYPELKLAYAVRGNKLERGQKISEQIVIGTPGTVLDWCSKLKFIDPKKIKVFVLDEADVMIATQGHQDQSIRIQRMLPKDCQMLLFSATFEDSVWKFARKVVPDPNIIKLKREEETLDTIKQYYVMCNNRDEKFQALCNLYGAITIAQAMIFCHTRKTAGWLAAELSKEGHQVALLSGEMMVEQRAAVIERFREGKEKVLVTTNVCARGIDVEQVSVVINFDLPVDKDGNPDNETYLHRIGRTGRFGKRGLAVNMVDSKHSMNILNRIQEHFNKKIDRLDTDDLDEIEKIAN; encoded by the exons ATGGGGTCCTCCGTGCCAGCCTCGGATCCTTGCAGCCCGAGCCACCGGCCCGGGGCCATGGCCACTGACTCGTGGGCTCTGGCGGTGGACGAGCAGGAGGCGGCGGCCGAGTCG TTGAGCAACTTACATCTGAAGGAAGACAGAGTCAAACCAGACACCAATG GTACTATTGTGAAATCCaatgaaaatgtagaaaaaacagatgaagaggagaaag AGGATAGAGCTGCCCAGTCATTGCTAAATAAACTGATCAGAAGCAATCTTGTTGACAACACAAATCAAGTAGAAGTCCTACAACGGGATCCAAATTCCCCGCTCTATTCAGTGAAGTCTTTTGAAGAGCTTCGACT gaaaCCTCAGCTTCTACAAGGAGTCTATGCTATGGGTTTCAACCGACCAtctaaaatacaagaaaatgcaTTACCTATGATGCTTGCTGAACC CCCACAGAACTTGATCGCTCAATCTCAGTCTGGTACTGGTAAAACAGCTGCATTTGTCCTGGCTATGCTTAGCCAAGTGGAACCTTTGAACAGATACCCCCAG tgtttGTGCCTCTCACCAACTTATGAGCTCGCACTTCAGACAGGAAAGGTGATTGAACAGATGGGCAAATTTTATCCAGAACTTAAACTTGCTTATGCTGTTCGAGGCAATAAAT TAGAAAGAGGCCAGAAGATCAGTGAGCAGATTGTGATTGGTACTCCTGGCACCGTCCTGGATTGGTGCTCCAAGCTGAAATTCATTGACCCCAAGAAGATCAAGGTGTTTGTTCTGGATGAAGCTGACGTAATGATAGCCACCCAAGGCCATCAGGATCAGAGTATCCGTATCCAGAG GATGCTCCCTAAGGATTGTCAGATGCTGCTTTTCTCTGCTACCTTTGAAGATTCTGTGTGGAAATTTGCACGAAAAGTTGTCCCAGACCCAAATATCATCAAACTGAAACGAGAGGAAGAGACATTGGACACCATTAAACAGTATTATGTGATGTGCAATAATCGAGATGAGAAGTTTCAAGCCCTTTGTAATCTCTATGGGGCCATCACTATTGCTCAAGCCATGATCTTCTGTCAT ACCCGCAAAACAGCTGGTTGGCTGGCAGCTGAACTGTCCAAAGAAGGCCACCAGGTGGCCCTCCTGAGTGGTGAAATGATGGTGGAACAGAGAGCTGCAGTGATTGAGCGCTTCCGAGAGGGCAAGGAAAAAGTGTTGGTGACCACCAACGTGTGTGCTCGAG GTATCGATGTTGAACAAGTGTCTGTGGTTATCAACTTTGACCTGCCTGTGGACAAGGATGGGAATCCAGACAACGAGACATACCTTCATCGGATCGGGCGCACGGGGCGCTTTGGCAAGCGGGGCCTGGCCGTGAACATGGTGGACAGCAAGCACAGCATGAACATTCTCAACAGAATCCAAGAGCATTTCA ATAAGAAGATTGACAGATTGGACACAGATGATTTGGATGAGATTGAGAAAATAGCCAACTGA